The region TCCACCCGCCCCGCGGGGAATCCCGCCTCCTCCAGCGCCGTCCGGATCCGCGGGACCGCCTCGTCCGCGTCCTCCGCCACGGCATGCACGGATTCCCCGTAGAGCGCGGCGCCCCGGATCCCCGGCAGCCCGGCCAACATCTCCGCCGTCTCCCGCGGCCGCCCGGTCCGGACCTCGAGCACGGCCTCCTTCATCAGCCGCGACTTCAGCTCCTCCGGCGTCCCCAGCGCCGCAAGCTCCCCGCGGTAGATGAGGCAGAGCCGGTCGCAGTACTCCGCCTCGTCCATATAGTGGGTCGTCACGAATACCGTGACGCCCTTCCCGGCGAGCTCGTGGATCAGGTCCCAGAAGCTCCTCCGCCGGATCGGGTCCACCCCGGAGGTCGGCTCGTCGAGGAACAGGACGAGCGGGTCGTGGAGGAGGGCGCACCCGAGGGCGAGCTGCTGCTTGAAGCCGGCCGGGAGGTGGGCCGTCCGCTCGCCGCGGAGCCCCGCCAGCCCAGACATCCCGAGGACCCAGTCCTTCCGTTCCGCCTTGCGGTCCGGGGGAATCCCGTAGATCCCCCCGAAGAAATCGATGTTCTCCTCGACCGTCAGATCGTCGTAGAGAGAGAACCGCTGCGACATGTACCCGATGCGCTGCTTGATCTTCTCCCGGCCGGTCCGCAGGTCGAACCCCGCCACCGTCCCCTCTCCGTCCGACGGGACGAGAAGGCCGCACAGCATCCGGATCGTGGTGGATTTCCCCGCCCCGTTGGGGCCCAGGAAGCCGAAGATCTCCCCCTTGCGGACCGAAAAGGTCACGTCCCGGACGGCGACGAAATCGCCGAACCGCTTCGTGAGCCCGCGAACGGAGACGGAGAGCTCCTCCGCCGGCGCCGTCATTCCGAAGCCCCCGCTTCGGAGGGGAGCGCGGAAACGAACACGTCCTCCAGCCCCGGCTCGACGGAGCGGATCCCGAGGACCGGGATTCCGGAGCCCTCCAGCGCCTCCCGCACGGCGTCCGCGGACAGGGCGAGGCCGGGCCCCCCCGCGTGGATCCGGTCGCCGAACAGACCGACCATCGCCCCGGGGAAGCCGCCCTTCAGGACGATCCGCCCTCTCCTCGGATCTGCGCAGCGGACCTCGAGGATCACCCCGGCGTACAGCCGCTTCACCTCGTCCGGCGTCCCCATCGCGAGCAGCCGCCCGCCATGAAGCAGCGCCAGCCGCATGAACCGCTCCGCCTCGTCGAGATAGGCGGTGGACACGAAGATCGTCACCCTTTCCTTGAGAAGGCGGTACAGGATGTTCCAGAAATCGCGCCGGGAGACGGGATCGACGCCGTTGGTCGGCTCGTCGAGGAGCAGCACGCCGGGCTTGTGTACGAGCGCGCAGGAGAGCCCCAGCTTCTGCTTCATCCCGCCGGAAAGGTTCCCCGCAAGGCGCCGCCGGAACGGCCCCAGGCCGGAGAACGCGAGCAGTTCCGGGACCCTCTCCTCCCGCTCCCGCCGGGAAACGCCGTACAGGTCGGCGTAGAAGCGCAGGTTCTCCCAGACCGTCAGGTCGGGGTACAGCCCGAAGCGCTGGCTCATGTAGCCGATGACGCGCTGGACCGCCGCCGTCTCCTTCCGGACCGAGCGGCTC is a window of Thermodesulfobacteriota bacterium DNA encoding:
- a CDS encoding ABC transporter ATP-binding protein, with the translated sequence MTAPAEELSVSVRGLTKRFGDFVAVRDVTFSVRKGEIFGFLGPNGAGKSTTIRMLCGLLVPSDGEGTVAGFDLRTGREKIKQRIGYMSQRFSLYDDLTVEENIDFFGGIYGIPPDRKAERKDWVLGMSGLAGLRGERTAHLPAGFKQQLALGCALLHDPLVLFLDEPTSGVDPIRRRSFWDLIHELAGKGVTVFVTTHYMDEAEYCDRLCLIYRGELAALGTPEELKSRLMKEAVLEVRTGRPRETAEMLAGLPGIRGAALYGESVHAVAEDADEAVPRIRTALEEAGFPAGRVERIAPTLEDVFVSLVEERDRREEAIREVRR
- a CDS encoding ABC transporter ATP-binding protein; translation: MAEAIRTEGLRRSFGDAVAVEGLTFSVEEGELFGLVGPDGAGKTTVMRLLSGILDPTEGDAWVMSRSVRKETAAVQRVIGYMSQRFGLYPDLTVWENLRFYADLYGVSRREREERVPELLAFSGLGPFRRRLAGNLSGGMKQKLGLSCALVHKPGVLLLDEPTNGVDPVSRRDFWNILYRLLKERVTIFVSTAYLDEAERFMRLALLHGGRLLAMGTPDEVKRLYAGVILEVRCADPRRGRIVLKGGFPGAMVGLFGDRIHAGGPGLALSADAVREALEGSGIPVLGIRSVEPGLEDVFVSALPSEAGASE